A portion of the Limanda limanda chromosome 3, fLimLim1.1, whole genome shotgun sequence genome contains these proteins:
- the LOC132998800 gene encoding uncharacterized protein LOC132998800, producing the protein MNAAERRLAELVHERPNLYDQSRQDYKDGVKSQESWGEVAGAMGRPEFEVRIKWKNLRDKFCKAKKRMARRGCPLLDGEERGAVQRAGPALLHQLVWLSDFVKPREERDKREAGSGDDLERVRDKVKEQHTPLSAISSSFSLLEACPSNRQELVCPNRKRQANTETEISSADALTNIRDEDELFLLSLLPSLKRLTIKKRMEVRMKFQQVLYAAEFED; encoded by the exons ATGAACGCGGCGGAGCGCAGGCTCGCCGAGCTCGTGCACGAGCGTCCCAACCTGTACGACCAGTCCCGGCAGGACTACAAGGACGGCGTGAAGAGCCAGGAGTCGTGGGGGGAGGTGGCGGGCGCCATGGGGAGGCCCGAGTTCGAGGTGAGGATCAAGTGGAAGAATCTGCGCGACAAGTTCTGCAAAGCGAAGAAGCGGATGGCCAGGagaggctgccccctgctggacggAGAGGAGCGCGGCGCGGTGCAGCGGGCCGGGCCGGCGCTGCTGCACCAGCTGGTCTGGCTCAGCGACTTCGTGAAGCCCAGAGAGGAACGCGACAAGAGA GAAGCTGGGAGTGGCGATGACCTGGAGAGAGTGCGTGATAAAGTGAAGGAGCAGCACACACCGCTGTCTGCCATCAGtagcagcttctctctgctggaggCCTGTCCATCCAACCGCCAGGAGCTGGTCTGTCCTAACCGTAAGAGGCAAGCCAACACAGAAACTGAGATCAGTTCTGCAGATGCCCTCACCAACATtagagatgaagatgaactgtTCCTGCTCAGCCTCCTGCCCTCACTGAAGAGGCTCACCATTAAAAAGAGAATGGAGGTGCGGATGAAATTCCAGCAGGTGCTTTACGCTGCAGAGTTTGAGGACTGA